One region of Tamandua tetradactyla isolate mTamTet1 chromosome 6, mTamTet1.pri, whole genome shotgun sequence genomic DNA includes:
- the TRIM65 gene encoding E3 ubiquitin-protein ligase TRIM65: MAALQLEEKLICSICLERYRAPVTLPCGHSFCGPCIRDWGGRRETACPECREPFSATAELRRNVVLSGLLEALRGGPPAAPGLRPATDGADSGARCPRHGRPLELFCRTEGCCVCSACTVRECRHHERALLDVERRAQEDRLRATLEASQQQAAQAERQLQELQQGSSQIQRSACTLASAVSSKFNRLLQALERLRALALSTIEAATAQALAQARDKEQQLRGHLEAWADHSRRVQDLLGQSDDLTFFKESQLLVSPGPLRPLTLPQWDGDQQLGDLKETLSQLCDLLLKEEGHPGVLAEAADSGPMEAPGPLAAAPSPICPLRRQLWQNYRNLTFDPDSANRHLYVSHRNQQVKHRRRPRAEVGAGSFELWQVRCAQSFRAGRHYWELRTSSHSVTLGVAYPELPRRRLGPHTDNIGRGPCSWGLCVQEDGLQAWHNGEAQRLPTKAGRVLGMDLDLASGRLTFYSLEPRLRLLHTFHAIFNQPLYPVFWLLEGRTLALCQQPEATFLPGPQEEASGLSLGAPPPPPPPQENSGLGTGGTYLRTDEVPDIPST, translated from the exons ATGGCCGCGCTACAGCTGGAGGAGAAACTGATCTGCTCCATCTGCCTGGAGCGCTACCGGGCCCCGGTGACGCTGCCCTGCGGCCACAGCTTCTGCGGGCCGTGCATCCGGGACTGGGGGGGCCGCCGCGAGACGGCGTGCCCCGAGTGCCGGGAGCCCTTCTCGGCGACTGCCGAGCTGCGCCGCAACGTGGTGCTCAGCGGCCTGCTGGAGGCGCTGCGCGGGGGTCCGCCCGCCGCCCCCGGCCTCCGGCCCGCGACCGACGGCGCCGACTCCGGCGCGCGCTGTCCCCGCCACGGGCGGCCGCTCGAGCTCTTCTGCCGCACCGAGGGCTGCTGCGTGTGCAGCGCGTGCACCGTGCGCGAGTGTCGCCACCACGAGCGGGCGCTGCTGGACGTCGAGCGCCGCGCGCAGGAG GACCGGCTGAGAGCCACCCTGGAGGCCAGCCAGCAGCAAGCTGCCCAGGCAGAGAGGCAGCTGCAGGAGCTGCAGCAGGGCAGCAGCCAGATCCAG CGCTCAGCCTGCACCCTGGCCTCCGCGGTCTCCAGCAAGTTCAACCGCCTGCTGCAGGCCCTGGAGAGGCTGCGGGCCTTGGCACTAAGCACCATCGAGGCAGCCACGGCCCAGGCGCTGGCTCAGGCCCGGGACAAGGAGCAGCAGCTGCGGGGCCACCTGGAGGCCTGGGCTGACCACAGCCGCAGGGTCCAGGACCTGCTGGGACAGTCAGATGACCTGACCTTCTTCAAG GAATCACAGCTCCTGGTGTCCCCAGGGCCTCTCAGGCCGCTGACCCTGCCGCAGTGGGATGGAGATCAGCAGCTGGGGGACCTGAAGGAGACGCTgagccagctgtgtgacctccTCCTAAAAGAGGAGGGCCACCCTGGGGTGCTGGCCGAGGCTGCGGACTCAGGCCCCATGG AGGCCCCGGGTCCCCTGGCAGCAGCCCCGAGTCCAATATGTCCACTGAGGAGGCAACTCTGGCAGA ACTATCGCAACCTGACCTTCGACCCGGACAGCGCCAACCGCCACCTGTACGTGTCGCACCGGAACCAGCAGGTGAAGCACCGTCGCCGGCCCCGGGCCGAGGTCGGCGCGGGCAGCTTCGAGCTGTGGCAGGTGCGGTGCGCGCAGAGCTTCCGGGCCGGGCGCCATTACTGGGAGCTGCGCACCTCCAGCCACTCGGTGACGCTGGGCGTCGCCTACCCTGAGCTGCCGCGGCGCCGGCTGGGGCCCCACACGGACAACATCGGCCGCGGGCCCTGCTCTTGGGGCCTCTGCGTCCAGGAGGATGGCCTCCAGGCCTGGCACAACGGCGAGGCCCAGCGCCTGCCTACCAAGGCTGGGCGGGTCCTGGGCATGGATTTGGACCTGGCTTCGGGCCGCCTCACCTTCTACAGCCTGGAGCCCCGGCTCCGGCTCCTGCACACCTTCCACGCCATCTTCAACCAGCCCCTCTACCCCGTGTTCTGGCTCCTCGAGGGCAGGACCCTCGCCCTGTGCCAACAGCCGGAGGCCACGTTCCTTCCCGGGCCCCAAGAAGAGGCCTCGGGGCTCAGCTTaggtgcccccccacccccacccccaccccaggaaaacTCTGGGCTGGGAACTGGTGGCACCTATTTAAGGACAGATGAGGTCCCAGACATTCCTTCCACTTAG
- the MRPL38 gene encoding large ribosomal subunit protein mL38 — translation MAVPWWRAALNGSRRWRSLSTSAARSRRTAPLGPMPNADIDVSNLERLEKYRSFDRYRRRAEQEARARHWWRTYQEYFGENSDPKDKIDIGLPPPKISRTQQLLERKQVLRELRASAEEERAARLRTARIPLDAVRAEWERTCGPYHKQRLAEYYGLFRDLFRGATFVPRVPLHVAYAVGEEDLVPVYYGNEVTPTEAAQAPEVTYEADQGSCWTLLLTNLDGHLLEPEAEYVHWLVTNIPGNRVSEGQETCPYLSPFPARGSGFHRFVFLLFKQDQPVDFSKDTRPSPCYRLAQRTFHTFDFYKKHQEAMTPAGLAFFQCRWDDSVTHVFHQLLNMREPVFEFVRPPPYHPKQKRFPHRQPLRYLDRYRDSDEPTYGIY, via the exons ATGGCGGTGCCCTGGTGGCGAGCCGCGCTGAACGGAAGTCGGAGATGGCGAAGCCTCAGCACCTCGG CCGCCCGCAGCCGCCGGACCGCCCCGCTAGGGCCGATGCCCAACGCGGATATCGACGTGAGCAACCTGGAGCGGCTGGAGAAGTACCGGAGCTTCGACCGCTACCGGCGCCGGGCGGAGCAGGAGGCGCGGGCCCGGCACTGGTGGCGGACTTATCAGGAATATTTCGGGGAAAACTCAG ATCCCAAAGACAAGATTGATATTGGGCTGCCTCCACCCAAGATCTCCCGTACCCAACAACTGCTGGAGCGGAAACAGGTCCTTCGGGAGCTGCGGGCCAGCGCCGAGGAGGAGCGGGCCGCTCGCCTCCGCACAG CGCGGATCCCACTGGACGCTGTGCGGGCCGAATGGGAGAGGACCTGTGGCCCCTACCACAAGCAGCGTCTGGCTGAGTACTACGGCCTCTTCCGAGACCTGTTCCGCGGTGCCACCTTCGTGCCCCGCGTGCCCCTACACGTGGCCTACGCTGTAGGTGAGGAGGACCTGGTGCCCGTGTACTACGGCAATGAGGTCACCCCAACTGAG GCTGCCCAGGCCCCAGAGGTGACCTATGAGGCCGACCAGGGCTCCTGTTGGACGCTGCTGCTCACCAACCTGG ATGGTCACCTGCTGGAACCCGAGGCCGAGTACGTCCACTGGCTGGT GACCAACATCCCAGGCAACAGGGTATCTGAAGGACAGGAGACATGTCCCTACCTGTCCCCTTTCCCTGCACGAGGCTCGGGCTTCCACCGCTTTGTCTTCCTGCTCTTCAAGCAGGACCAGCCAGTTGACTTCTCCAAGGACACCCGCCCCTCCCCCTG TTACCGCCTTGCCCAGCGGACCTTCCACACTTTTGATTTCTATAAGAAACATCAGGAAGCCATGACCCCAGCTGGTCTAGCCTTCTTCCAGTGCCGCTGGGATGACTCGGTCACGCATGTCTTCCACCAGCTTCTCA ACATGCGGGAGCCTGTGTTTGAGTTTGTGCGGCCGCCCCCTTACCACCCCAAGCAGAAGCGGTTCCCCCACCGGCAGCCCCTGCGCTACCTGGACCGGTACAGGGACAGTGACGAACCCACCTACGGCATCTACTAA